ATAAGAATAACAGAACCAAGTATCGCTATTACTGCAAGCCCTATATTTGTTATACTGTTAGTTAAAAATCCAATTATTACTATAAAAAATAGAACCATAGATTGTGTTAAAAGTTTTTTATCTTTTATTGTTCTTTTAAGATCAAGTTCCATAATACTTAATTTTAGTTCTCTTGAAACAACCATTCTTTTTTTGAAATAAAGAGCTGCACTCCCAAGAAGAACCACTGTATTTATTAAAATAATAGGAGTAAGGTTTATAATGAAGTCATTAAATCCTATTCCCCCAAGACTTGCTATAATAAGGTTTGGAGGGTCTCCAATCATTGTGGCTGTTCCTCCTATATTTGACATAAAAATTTGAAGCAACACAAAAGGCTCTGGATCTACTTCAAGCCTTTTTGCAAGAAATATTGTAACAGGAACAACTAGAAGAATTGTTGTTACATTATCAAGGACTGCCGAAAAGAAAGCTGTTACTATTGAAAGGAAAACCAATATTTTTACAGGATCTCCTTTTACAGCCTGAGCTATTTTTATAGCTACCCACTGAAACACACCTGTTTCAGACATAATTTCAACAATCATCATCATACCTACAAGAAGAAAAATAACCTCCAAGTTGTATCCTACTGTTTCCAGTGCTTGTTCCTCATCAATAATTCCAGAGACTACCATAAGTCCACCACCTATTATTGCTACAACAGATTTAGGATATTTCTCTGATATTATAAAATAAAATGTTACTATAAAAATAGTAATTCCCAAAATCAGTTTAAATATTTCCATCATTCCCCCCCATAAAAATATTTTACATAACTGTTTACACCAGTTACTTCAAATAATTAGAGGACTCTTTTCAAACAAAAAGAGTCCTCCCCCAAACCTTTTTATCTTATCTTATCCATTACTCCCATACCATAAACAGGACCTGTATGAGAACCTAATGTTGCTCCTATTTCTACTCTTCCTCTGTAATCCACTCTCTTTATTTTTTCTGCTGCATTTCTCAAAGCATCTGCATTTGCTAATTCACTTTGAGTTCCACCCCATGCAGTATATAAAATAATTGAGTTTTTACTATTCTTAAGAAGTTTTTCCATATGAAGCATAGCTCCTCTTTCTCCTATAGCTTTTGCCTCAACAGATACTTCTCCGTTTTCAACTTTAAGAACAGGTTTAAGTTTTAGAATACCTCCCACAACAGCTGACGCTCTTCCGATTCTTCCACCTTTTTGAAGAAATTCTAAGTCTTTAACAACAAAGTATACTTTCATGCTTTCTTTAGTTTCTTCTATCCAGTCTATAATCTCTTTAAAGCTTTTTCTCTCTTTTGCAAGTTTTGCTGCTTCTGTTACAATATGACCAAGAGCAAAAGTTGTTGTTTTAGAATCTATTATTGCAATATCTCCCTCTCTTGATGTCATACCTTTTCCAACTCTTGCAGCCTGCTGTGTTCCACTTAATTTTCCTGAAATGTGAATAGATATAATTTTCTTATATCCTTTTGCAAAAAGTTTTTCATACATAGCTTTAAACTCTGCAGGTGAAGGCTGTGATGTTTTTGGAAGCTGTCCTTCTGTAAGAAGTTTTCTCCAGAATTCTCTCTTACTTATATCAACTCCCTCTCTGTAGTAGTTATTTCCATCAAGCTTAATCTTAAGAGGTACTATTTCAACATCAAGATCTTTAATAAGTTCTGGTGTAAGATCTGATGTAGAATCTGTAACAATTGCTATTTCAGCAAGTTTAGGATCTCTGTTTTCTATATAAATATAATAGTGATAATTATTTTGGTTTCCTTCTATATCGCTGTAAGATCTTTCTTCTCCTATTTCTCTAAGAAGAGCCAGACTTTCTTTATCTGCATCTTTACCTACTGAAACAAATACATTTAAAGTATATTCTGTAATATAATTTTCTTTTATTATTTCAACAAGTTCAGAAAGAGAAGAAGCTTTTTCTTTAATTTTACCATTTATCATGGCAATAAAATCTCCTTCATTTATCTCAAGATTGTTTACTTTTGTATTTCTTACAGCTTTTGTTATTTCAACAGATGAATTTCTGTTAAGATTTTTAGCTAGTTTTTCCATGTTAAGTTCTTTGTTCTTTACAATATAAAGTCCTCCAAGCATACTTGTAGTTTCAAGAACTGTAACATCTTTATCTGATCTTTCAGCTGCTATTTTAGCAGATGAAATTATATTCTTGTTATTTGGAAGAATAACAACTGACTGAGCTTCTATTTTTTTAAGTCCCTCTTCTATATCTGCAACACTTGGATTTTGTGTCTGCCCTCCAAGAAGCGCTGCTGAAGCTCCTGAATTAAGGAAAAGTTCTCCTATTTCTTTATTGTCAGCTATTGCAAAATATGCAACAGGTCTGCTGTTTTCATTTCTTACAAGAATTTTATTTTTACTTTCTTCAACTTTGTAAGCATCATCAGCAAACATCATATTTTTATGCTGTTGAAGTTCCATGTTGTCTATTTTTATATTTGATAAATTTCCAAGTTTCCCTGCAATTTCAAGAACAAGCCCTGGATTGTTTGTATGGATATGTGTCTTTGTCTTTTTAGAAGTCTGAGCACATACCATTGAATCTCCAAGAACTCCTATTTCTGCTTTATAAGAATCAAGATCAAATTTTCCATTTTCAATAATAAATTCTGTACAATACTTAAATTTAATCTCTTCCATTATAACAGCATTTGCATCAAGTCTTTCCTGTCTTTTTGCCTGAGACTGAACTATTCTTTCAAGATCTTCAAGCATTTGAGGATCACTTATAGATTTTTCAAATCCTTCAAGAATATAGAATATACCCTTTCCTCCAGCATCTACAACGCCAGCTTCTTTTAATTTTGAAAGAAGTTTAGGTGTTTCTTCTACAGCTTCTGCTGCTACATTTTTAAGATAAATAAGAAATGGGACGAAATCATTTTTATCCCCTTCATATGCTTTTGCTCCTTCGGCAACTCTTCTTATTACTGTAAGCATTGTTCCTTCAACAGGATTACTTACAGCTTTATAAGCTTTTGCTCTTGCAAGTTCAAAAGCAGCTATTGTGTCTTCCACTGTAGCTTCTTCTTTATCTCTTATTCCGTCTAAAAATCCTTGTATTATCTGAGATAAAATTGTTCCTGAGTTTCCTCTTGCCCCTAAAAGAATAGCTTCTGATACTGTATCACAAAGTTCTTCCATATCAGGCTCATAACTTAATTTTATCAGTTGGTTTTCTACTGACTGCAATGTCATTGACATATTTGTTCCTGTATCTCCGTCTGGTACAGGATAAACATTAAGGTCATTTAATATGTCTGCATGTCTTGAAAGCCATCTGCTCGCAGCAATCAGAAGTTTTGTCATTCTCATTGCATTAAGCACATTTACCTTTATATCCATTCTCTCCTCCGCTTTTTTTCGTCTTTTTTATTCAGTCATAATTAGAATGTAGGCGGTGTTACCACCCATATAGCTTTTGTTAATTTTTTACCATTATTTTTAAATCTATGATTTAATGATGATTTAAAATAAAAACTATCCCCTTCATTAAGAGTTGTAAGCTGATCTTCAATATATATATCCAAAGTTCCCTCTATTATATATATAAATTCTTCACCATTATGGTTAAAAAATCCTCTTCCACTCTCTCCTCCAGGTTTTATTTCATACATAATAGGTTCCATATTCTTCTCAATTTTTGAAGAAGTTAAAAGAGCTATTGATGTTTTTGAATCAATACTTTCTACATACTTTCTATCCTCTTTTTTAATATGGAAAGAACCCAGAGATTCATCTTCCTCTTCAATAAGATAACTTACTTTTACTTCAAGATAATTAGCTATTTTTTTTAGATTTTCTATTGAAGGAGATGCCTTTCCCTGCTCTATCTGAGATAGAAAACTTGCTGATAAATCTACCTTAGCAGCCAGTTCCCTCAAAGAAAAATCTTTCTCATTTCTCTTCTTTTTAATTCTTTCTCCTATCGTCATCTGTTTACTTCCTTTTTAACATTTTATTTAAGCAGAATAAACTATGTAGAACTGCTCTTTCTCTAATTTTCCTTCTGGAACCTTTAAAGATTTTTTTCTCAATCTGAATTTCTTTTCCGTTTCTTATTCCCATATATACAAGACCTACTGGTTTTTCTTCTGTTCCTCCCAAAGGTCCTGCTATTCCTGTAACAGATATTCCTGTATCAGTTGTAAGACCTAAAACCATTTCTCTTGCAGTTTCTTCACTCACTGCCCCATAATTTTCAAGAGTTTCTTTTTTTACTCCCAGCCTTTTTATTTTAGCATCATTTGAATATGTTACTATTCCTTCCATAAATACTTCAGATGCCCCTGAAACATTTACAAAACTATCTGCAAGAAGTCCACCTGTACATGACTCAGCTACGGAAAGTGTCTTTTTTTCTTCTTTTAATCTTTTTATTATAAGTGTTTCAAGTCTATCGGAATCTTCTCCGAAAATATTGTCGCCTACTCTATTATATATCTTTTCAACGATTTTTTCCACTATGTTTTTATTACTCAATTTACTTTGCAATCTTACTATTATTCCAAAATCTTTTACAAGAAATTCATATTCTATTCCTTTTTCGGTAAAAATATCGCTTATCAGGCTATCTAGATGGGATTCTGCAATTCCATAAGTTATTAAATCTTTTATAAAAATTTCATCTGATTTTAATTTTTTTTCTTCTGAATACCATTTTAAAAATTTTGGAAACATATCATAAAGTTCTATTGGCACACCTGGGAAGCACACTATTCCATCAATATAAACAGCTGGTGCCATTCCTGCTCCATTCTTAAATGTAACTGCTCCCTCTGGTTTTTCAACTTCTTTTATATTATTTGATATAAACTTTAAATTTCTTTCTCTGAACTTTTCTTTAAGTTCTAAAAGTTCTTCTTCATCAACAACTATTTTTTTATTTAAATATTTTGCAACAGCATCTTTTGTTATGTCATCTATTGTAGGCCCAAGACCTCCTGAAGTTATAATAAGATCACAATTTTTTCTTCCAAATTCAATAGCTTTTATTATATCTTCAATATCATCTTTTACGGTCATTTTTGAGTAAATTTCTATTCCATATTTATTAAGTTCCTCTGCCATGTAAAGACTATTTGTATCAATCATGCCCCCATTTAAAAGTTCTGTTCCAATCAAAATAAGCATTGCTTTCATTTTAATTTCTCCTCAAAATGTCTATTTTATCCCTGCATTAAAAACATTTTATCCTTATTTTCATATATTTTTCCTGCATTGAAAAATAATTTGTAATTAATGCAGTGAACAAAGCTTAAAAATTCATATGTCTGAGGGTAAAACCCGAGTTTATGAATTTTAGCTTTGAGAACAAAATTAATAAAATTATTTTTCGTAGCAGGACAGGTTTCTTTTGGTTACTTTTCTTTGCTTGTACAAAGAAAAGTAACTAATTTACCTATAAAATAAAAATGTCCATATACATGCAAGAAGAAAATTTCCTATTATTCCTGCAAGAAAATCATCTATTACAACTCCAACACCATGTCCCATAAATTGAGATTTATATATTGGTCCTGGTTTTGTAATATCAAAAAATCTAAAAATTACAAAAGCAAGTCCTACTGCTGTAAGTGTCTGAAACCATCCTACAGGATTTATTAAAAACAGTGTTGTAAGATATCCTAAAACTTCATCTATTACAACATTTTGAGGATCTTTCTTATGATAAATTTCTCTTTCACATATATCTGAAACATAAACAGCTACAACAAAGAATGTCATAAGGAACATAAAATAAAATGAATTGTAAAGCATATAATTAGGGAATAGTTTTCTCAAAAGAAGCAAAGCTATATAAATCGGAATTCCCCCAAGTGTTCCAAAAGTTCCAGGTGCTTTAGGCATATCTCCCAGCCCAAAACATGTTGCTAGATTTTTTACTAAAGATTTTTTCATTAAAATACACCTCTTTCATAATTATAAGGACTGTATGCATTTTCTTTTTTATCAATATTCTTAATAAGGAATCTTATTTCTTCTTCTGTTTCATCAAGAAGTTCTATTACAACTTCATCTATTCCTATTTTTCCAAGTCTTTTAACCTGACTTAGAATATTAAGTGGTTTTTCAAAATAAATTTCATCATTTCCTAATTCATTTTTACGGATTACAAACTTATCTCCCTGTTCATTTGTAATAATCTCACCATTTTTAAAAACAGGAAGCTCTAGATACATCCCTTTTAACTTACTATATCCTAAAAGTGCTTTCCTTACAGGAACTTTCCCTATATTTTCTATCTGCTCAAAGCTAAGTTCTGGAGTTATTATAACTGTTTTAACATTAGGAATTTTTGAATATTCATTAAGTGAATAAATATTTCCAACATTAAGATTCCATCCTACAGTAACATCTCTATTTTTATTTTTTAAAACCTGATAAAGATTAACTGCAAGTTCACTGTTTAAATCCATCTTTTCTAAATTATTTTCTCTTGCAATATCAAATCCTCTTTTATAAATTTTCTTTATTCCAAGTTCTCTTACAATTTTTTCTTGTATATCATTTGTTACCATAACAGATACTTCGCAATGTTTAAGCTCATCTTTTTCAATCGGTATTCTGAAGATTTCTGTCGTTTTTAAATTTCTTCTATGACTTTCCACAAGCTTTATTCTAAGTTCTTCAAGAGCATCTCTTCTAAGCTGCTTTAAAAGAGAAAGAGGAATAAAAATATTATTGTCTATATACACATTACATTCTTTTACTTTGAATACTGTATCTCCTGTTTCTGAAAGTTTTTCAATTATATTTTCTTTTTCTGCACCTCTTTTAGCTGCTTTTTCTATTAAGCTTTCTCCTTTTATTGTAACAACTATTTTTTTTCCTTGATTATTTACTGCAGAAACTTTTAATAGAGGATATTCTCCCTCTCTTCCTATGAATTCCATAGAAATCTCTTTTTTCTTACTGCTGTTCTTTAGTTTTGATTCTATATCATCATTTACTTCTTTGTCATAATTTTTAAAAACATACTTTGCACCTTTAGGAGCATTTATTAAAATTATTCTGTCTCCTTTTTCAGCAGTTTTAAATTTTTCTTTTCTATTTTTCTTTTCTATTCTGTTAATATAATCTCCACCAAGAGTTTCATAATCTTTTGAAAGATAAATTATACCATCTCCAAGCATAATATTTTCTTCAAGAGTAAGCTCTTTTCCTGAAATTATTCCTATAGGTTTCCCCATATTTGCTGGATAATTTCTATTCATTACAGAGTCTCTTTTTTCATAAAAATATCCTTTTGAATAGCCTCTATTAAATATTGAAGAAACTCTTTCTTCTGCTTTTATGCCATTTATCAGATTTTTAAAATAATTAACAGCTTCAAAAACATAAGTTTTTTCTTTCATTCTTCCTTCAATTTTAATACTGTTAATCCCTATCTCTTTAAGCTTTTTTATCTCTTCATATCCCATAAGCTGATCTTTAGGACTTAAAAGATATCCTGCATCTCCTTCTGAAGATGTATATATCTTTCTGCATGGCTGAGCACACATACCTCTGTTTCCACTTCTTCCCCCTATAAAACTGCTCATATAACAGTTTCCTGAGTAACATATACATAAAGCTCCTGAAACAAATATTTCAAGTTCTATTTCTGTGTTTTCTCTTATTTTTTTTATTTCTTCAAAACTCATTTCACGGGGAAGAACAACTCTTTTAAATCCTAACTTTCTTAAATATTCAGCTTCTACATGATTAGCAACTGTCATTTGAGTGCTTCCATGATAGTCTATATCTGGAAAGTTTTCTTTTAAAAATCTAAAATATCCTAAATCCTGTACTATTACAGCATCAAGTCCATGTTCATAAAGTGCTTTAAAATTTTGATATAAAAATTCTATCTCTACATTTTTCATTAAAGTATTAAGAGTAAGAAATATTCTTACACCTCTTTCATGGGCATAATCAAGTGCTTGTTTAAATTCTTCAAGAATAAAATTTTCAGCATTTCTTCTTGCTCCAAATCCTTTAAGCCCCATATATATTTCATCAGCACCTGCATTTACTGCAGAATAAAATCTCTCCATATTTCCAGCGGGAGCAACTATTCTCATAATTATTTTTCTCCTTTTAATTCTCTATAAATAGTTTCTGATTTTTCTCTTAAATCCTCAAGTGTCCCGTTATTCTCAAGGTGAATTTGAGATTTATTTAATTTTTCTTCAAGACTCATCTGAGAATTTATAATTTTTTCAGCCAATTCCTCTGTAATTCCATCTCTTTCTAACATTCTTTTTATCTGGATTTTTTTATCTGTAAAAACAAGAATTATTTTATCACACATTTTATCCATTCCAGACTCAAATAATAGAGGAACATCAAATATTATTATATCATTTTTACTTTTATTTTCCTTTATTTTTTTAAACTCCTCCATTACTTTAGGATGAATTAAATCATTTAATTTTTTTAATTTTTCTTTATTATTGAAAACTATCTCTTTTATTTTTAATCTATCTATTTTTCCTTCACTATTTATTACTTCTTTTCCAAAAATATTTCCTATCTCTTTTACAACATCTTCTCTTTCAGAAATTTCTTTGGCTTTTATATCTGCATCTATAATTTCTGCTCCCAATTCTCTGAAAATCTTACTCACAGTTGATTTTCCAGAAGCAATTCCTCCTGTAAGACCTATTATCATCTTCATACCTTCCTGTTATTTTATTTTTATTTATTTTAAGACTTTTTCCAAAGTTTTTCAATATTTTAATTTTCATTAAAAGAGAAAGGACGGCATTTCTGCCGTCCTCATTTATTAAGATTTA
The nucleotide sequence above comes from Fusobacterium perfoetens. Encoded proteins:
- the coaE gene encoding dephospho-CoA kinase (Dephospho-CoA kinase (CoaE) performs the final step in coenzyme A biosynthesis.) — translated: MIIGLTGGIASGKSTVSKIFRELGAEIIDADIKAKEISEREDVVKEIGNIFGKEVINSEGKIDRLKIKEIVFNNKEKLKKLNDLIHPKVMEEFKKIKENKSKNDIIIFDVPLLFESGMDKMCDKIILVFTDKKIQIKRMLERDGITEELAEKIINSQMSLEEKLNKSQIHLENNGTLEDLREKSETIYRELKGEK
- a CDS encoding competence/damage-inducible protein A — protein: MKAMLILIGTELLNGGMIDTNSLYMAEELNKYGIEIYSKMTVKDDIEDIIKAIEFGRKNCDLIITSGGLGPTIDDITKDAVAKYLNKKIVVDEEELLELKEKFRERNLKFISNNIKEVEKPEGAVTFKNGAGMAPAVYIDGIVCFPGVPIELYDMFPKFLKWYSEEKKLKSDEIFIKDLITYGIAESHLDSLISDIFTEKGIEYEFLVKDFGIIVRLQSKLSNKNIVEKIVEKIYNRVGDNIFGEDSDRLETLIIKRLKEEKKTLSVAESCTGGLLADSFVNVSGASEVFMEGIVTYSNDAKIKRLGVKKETLENYGAVSEETAREMVLGLTTDTGISVTGIAGPLGGTEEKPVGLVYMGIRNGKEIQIEKKIFKGSRRKIRERAVLHSLFCLNKMLKRK
- a CDS encoding sodium:proton antiporter, which encodes MEIFKLILGITIFIVTFYFIISEKYPKSVVAIIGGGLMVVSGIIDEEQALETVGYNLEVIFLLVGMMMIVEIMSETGVFQWVAIKIAQAVKGDPVKILVFLSIVTAFFSAVLDNVTTILLVVPVTIFLAKRLEVDPEPFVLLQIFMSNIGGTATMIGDPPNLIIASLGGIGFNDFIINLTPIILINTVVLLGSAALYFKKRMVVSRELKLSIMELDLKRTIKDKKLLTQSMVLFFIVIIGFLTNSITNIGLAVIAILGSVILIFISKKNPEEIFAKIEWETLFFFGGLFVLVEGVENLGIIKALGEHILNITKGNLEMTSSLILIISTVLSPIVGSIPHTLSFGKIIAEIIPGYQGNTEVLWWALSLGACLGGNMTIVGAAANIVGSSVAKKVGIEISFKEFFKWGSIVVLQSTILSLIYIYVRY
- a CDS encoding phosphatidylglycerophosphatase A, coding for MKKSLVKNLATCFGLGDMPKAPGTFGTLGGIPIYIALLLLRKLFPNYMLYNSFYFMFLMTFFVVAVYVSDICEREIYHKKDPQNVVIDEVLGYLTTLFLINPVGWFQTLTAVGLAFVIFRFFDITKPGPIYKSQFMGHGVGVVIDDFLAGIIGNFLLACIWTFLFYR
- a CDS encoding peptidase U32 family protein; this encodes MRIVAPAGNMERFYSAVNAGADEIYMGLKGFGARRNAENFILEEFKQALDYAHERGVRIFLTLNTLMKNVEIEFLYQNFKALYEHGLDAVIVQDLGYFRFLKENFPDIDYHGSTQMTVANHVEAEYLRKLGFKRVVLPREMSFEEIKKIRENTEIELEIFVSGALCICYSGNCYMSSFIGGRSGNRGMCAQPCRKIYTSSEGDAGYLLSPKDQLMGYEEIKKLKEIGINSIKIEGRMKEKTYVFEAVNYFKNLINGIKAEERVSSIFNRGYSKGYFYEKRDSVMNRNYPANMGKPIGIISGKELTLEENIMLGDGIIYLSKDYETLGGDYINRIEKKNRKEKFKTAEKGDRIILINAPKGAKYVFKNYDKEVNDDIESKLKNSSKKKEISMEFIGREGEYPLLKVSAVNNQGKKIVVTIKGESLIEKAAKRGAEKENIIEKLSETGDTVFKVKECNVYIDNNIFIPLSLLKQLRRDALEELRIKLVESHRRNLKTTEIFRIPIEKDELKHCEVSVMVTNDIQEKIVRELGIKKIYKRGFDIARENNLEKMDLNSELAVNLYQVLKNKNRDVTVGWNLNVGNIYSLNEYSKIPNVKTVIITPELSFEQIENIGKVPVRKALLGYSKLKGMYLELPVFKNGEIITNEQGDKFVIRKNELGNDEIYFEKPLNILSQVKRLGKIGIDEVVIELLDETEEEIRFLIKNIDKKENAYSPYNYERGVF
- a CDS encoding DegV family EDD domain-containing protein is translated as MDIKVNVLNAMRMTKLLIAASRWLSRHADILNDLNVYPVPDGDTGTNMSMTLQSVENQLIKLSYEPDMEELCDTVSEAILLGARGNSGTILSQIIQGFLDGIRDKEEATVEDTIAAFELARAKAYKAVSNPVEGTMLTVIRRVAEGAKAYEGDKNDFVPFLIYLKNVAAEAVEETPKLLSKLKEAGVVDAGGKGIFYILEGFEKSISDPQMLEDLERIVQSQAKRQERLDANAVIMEEIKFKYCTEFIIENGKFDLDSYKAEIGVLGDSMVCAQTSKKTKTHIHTNNPGLVLEIAGKLGNLSNIKIDNMELQQHKNMMFADDAYKVEESKNKILVRNENSRPVAYFAIADNKEIGELFLNSGASAALLGGQTQNPSVADIEEGLKKIEAQSVVILPNNKNIISSAKIAAERSDKDVTVLETTSMLGGLYIVKNKELNMEKLAKNLNRNSSVEITKAVRNTKVNNLEINEGDFIAMINGKIKEKASSLSELVEIIKENYITEYTLNVFVSVGKDADKESLALLREIGEERSYSDIEGNQNNYHYYIYIENRDPKLAEIAIVTDSTSDLTPELIKDLDVEIVPLKIKLDGNNYYREGVDISKREFWRKLLTEGQLPKTSQPSPAEFKAMYEKLFAKGYKKIISIHISGKLSGTQQAARVGKGMTSREGDIAIIDSKTTTFALGHIVTEAAKLAKERKSFKEIIDWIEETKESMKVYFVVKDLEFLQKGGRIGRASAVVGGILKLKPVLKVENGEVSVEAKAIGERGAMLHMEKLLKNSKNSIILYTAWGGTQSELANADALRNAAEKIKRVDYRGRVEIGATLGSHTGPVYGMGVMDKIR
- a CDS encoding helix-turn-helix domain-containing protein, coding for MTIGERIKKKRNEKDFSLRELAAKVDLSASFLSQIEQGKASPSIENLKKIANYLEVKVSYLIEEEDESLGSFHIKKEDRKYVESIDSKTSIALLTSSKIEKNMEPIMYEIKPGGESGRGFFNHNGEEFIYIIEGTLDIYIEDQLTTLNEGDSFYFKSSLNHRFKNNGKKLTKAIWVVTPPTF